CATTATTGCCTCCTTATGTAATGTTACTTTTTTAAATATAAACTTAAGTTTGGTTTTTGTCAATAACAATTGGTTTAATGTTATTGCTTTGAAAAGCAGAAGTAGTAAAAATACCGCAGCACATTTCTTGCATATCACAATTTTTACATATAGGTAAATAATCATTTTTCCAATTAGAAATTGATTTTCTTGAGAAACGCCAAATGTCTTTTGGGAGAAGACATAAAGGAATGTTGTATATTGAAACATTTATATCTCTTCTTTCTAGCTCTAAAACTGCACTTTTCAAATAATCTTTGTAGTCAACAGGATCTATCCATACCTCATTTAAGTTTTTTTCAGCATAACCTGTCATCTCAAGACCCATAAAAGCAACATGTGTTACAAAAGGAAAGTTTCTGTAAACAAAAATTGCGAAAGATAAGAGTCTTTGATAATTAAGCTTGCTAATAACAAACCTTATTTCTATATTTTTGTAAAATTTAGCAATATTTTGAATACCTTTAACAGTATTATAAAAACTTCCTTTCAATCGTGTAATTCTATCATGCAATATATATGTATCCGCATATAAGCTTATACAGATTAAAAGATTTTTAGCTTTAATACTACATACTTGTTTAGTAAATTCAAAGTTACTGAATTGAGTTCCATTGGTAAGTATAGTAATATTGCTTTCAGGAAAAGTATCAGCGCATTTTTTCAAAAAACCAATAAATCTATCTCCTAATATTGTCGGCTCTCCACCAGTTATACATAAATTATTTGTTTTTTGAGGATCAATAAGATTTAAGATTTTTAAATTAAGCTCAAATAATCCTTGCGGATCTTCATGAGGTGGTTGTGGGCATTGTATACATTTACAATTACATTGATTGGTAAGAAAAAAAACATTATCGTTCGATTCAGTTTCCCAAAGGACATTTATGCTACCGTCAGGATTTAACAATACAACATCATCATCTTTTAAATCGCTGAGCATCCGGTTATCATTGTAATATATATAAGGTATTTTTTTTGGAATATTTAACGCAGGAGGTGAGATGAATATTGCTCCAGAGTAACCATATAAATGGCTACATTTTTCATTGCATAAAATAACATAATTTTTTCTTTTTAAAAAAAAATTATTTTTATGAGTTACTTTTCCGATAATCGTATTATTTATATTATAAGGTGTTCCTTTGTATGATTTCATGTTTAAATCCTAAAATAAATTTCAATATGATATCCATGACCAAAAAACGTTCA
This sequence is a window from Desulfurella sp.. Protein-coding genes within it:
- the hxsC gene encoding His-Xaa-Ser system radical SAM maturase HxsC, with translation MKSYKGTPYNINNTIIGKVTHKNNFFLKRKNYVILCNEKCSHLYGYSGAIFISPPALNIPKKIPYIYYNDNRMLSDLKDDDVVLLNPDGSINVLWETESNDNVFFLTNQCNCKCIQCPQPPHEDPQGLFELNLKILNLIDPQKTNNLCITGGEPTILGDRFIGFLKKCADTFPESNITILTNGTQFSNFEFTKQVCSIKAKNLLICISLYADTYILHDRITRLKGSFYNTVKGIQNIAKFYKNIEIRFVISKLNYQRLLSFAIFVYRNFPFVTHVAFMGLEMTGYAEKNLNEVWIDPVDYKDYLKSAVLELERRDINVSIYNIPLCLLPKDIWRFSRKSISNWKNDYLPICKNCDMQEMCCGIFTTSAFQSNNIKPIVIDKNQT